In a single window of the Biomphalaria glabrata chromosome 5, xgBioGlab47.1, whole genome shotgun sequence genome:
- the LOC106068219 gene encoding uncharacterized protein LOC106068219 has translation MIKSKMATKDATKESKTSNKTVKTSTKPVLRNLLLTKTKKDFALALSVALTIATSYYIFVKRQRRKIFEEFHRTYDADAAYERMKAKGVFKPRKRSESNA, from the exons ATGGCCACTAAAGATGCAACAAAAGAATCCAAGACATCTAACAAGACTGTTAAGACATCTACCAAACCTGTTCTTCGAAATCTTCTTctcactaaaacaaaaaaagactttgctttAGCTCTCAGTGTTGCATTAACTATTGCTACCTCCTACTATATTTTTGTGAAGCGCCAGCGAAGAAAGATTTTTGAAGAGTTTCACAG aacatatGATGCTGATGCCGCTTATGAAAGAATGAAAGCCAAAGGTGTGTTCAAACCACGGAAAAGAAGTGAAAGCAATGCCTAA